The Flavobacteriaceae bacterium 3519-10 genome includes a window with the following:
- a CDS encoding Methionyl-tRNA formyltransferase, with protein MKSLKIVFFGTPEFAKTSLAAIHNSHHEVVGVVTVADKASGRGQKIQQSPVKVFATENDLPVFQPEKLKDPEFLDSIRQLNADIFVVVAFRMMPKILFEMPEKGTFNLHASLLPDYRGAAPINYAIINGEKKTGATTFFINEKIDKGNILLQDEIEIFPNENAGELHDRLMEMGAQLVIKTLDGLAENSINEMPQPEVANPKNAFKIFKDDLRINWKQDGAKVHNFIRGMSPYPCAFTVLKIGEEQKSLKIFKGKFGEDEHSETAGSLKIDKNTFKIFTSDGAYFPEEIQLEGKKRMNVKDFLNGFRDYDHILMAAEV; from the coding sequence ATGAAATCATTAAAAATAGTATTTTTTGGTACGCCCGAATTTGCGAAAACCTCGCTTGCAGCCATCCATAATTCGCATCACGAAGTAGTAGGTGTGGTAACCGTAGCCGATAAGGCTAGTGGCCGCGGCCAGAAAATTCAGCAGTCACCGGTAAAAGTTTTTGCCACAGAAAACGATCTGCCGGTTTTTCAGCCCGAAAAATTAAAAGACCCGGAATTTTTAGATAGTATCAGGCAGTTGAATGCCGATATATTTGTTGTTGTCGCGTTCAGAATGATGCCAAAAATCTTGTTTGAAATGCCTGAAAAGGGCACTTTTAATCTTCATGCCTCGCTGCTTCCGGATTATCGCGGCGCCGCACCCATCAATTATGCCATTATCAACGGTGAGAAAAAGACGGGTGCCACCACCTTTTTTATCAACGAAAAGATCGATAAAGGAAATATTCTTCTACAGGACGAGATCGAAATCTTTCCGAACGAAAACGCAGGTGAACTGCATGACCGGCTGATGGAGATGGGCGCACAACTGGTCATAAAAACACTGGACGGTCTGGCAGAAAACAGCATCAACGAGATGCCTCAGCCTGAGGTGGCAAACCCCAAGAACGCTTTTAAAATATTTAAAGATGATTTGCGCATTAACTGGAAACAGGATGGTGCGAAAGTCCACAATTTTATTAGAGGAATGTCGCCCTATCCATGCGCATTTACAGTGCTGAAGATTGGCGAGGAACAGAAATCTTTAAAAATTTTCAAAGGAAAATTTGGTGAAGATGAACATTCAGAAACAGCCGGTTCGCTGAAGATTGATAAAAACACATTTAAGATTTTCACATCCGATGGCGCTTATTTCCCTGAAGAAATTCAGTTGGAGGGCAAAAAACGGATGAATGTGAAAGATTTCCTCAACGGATTCCGCGACTATGACCATATTTTGATGGCGGCTGAAGTTTAG
- a CDS encoding ATP-dependent DNA helicase, RecQ family: MTFFVWWVLFQYFYSMISPQDFHALKFQTLQHFWGHSTFRDSQEEIINAVIAGKDTLALLPTGGGKSLCYQLPAIILDGICLVISPLLALMKDQVYHLKNNGIEAEYLSSELDEFDAETIFNRCREGITKLLYISPERLTNRMFLQNLEVIKLSFIAVDEAHCISEWGQDFRPSYQNIKPFREQFRNIPCMALTATATPKVLHEIQLKLNLKEPEIFQKSFRRTNIKIVSDNISDKYQRLLDLMKYNSSCGIVYVRTRKESEELVKFLQRNKIPNVDFFHAGLPVKEKNAKQNLWINSQNNVLISTNAFGMGIDKDNVRFVMHFSPPQSLENYYQEIGRAGRDGGDSSAFLLWNEQELADFDQILRNQTPSRNEFYNIVSYLYSAFQIAESEMPESVFQLHLQRVQNFTKVSAAKIKNVLNFLHNQEIIFLNSYRSLSSLTLKISPEELDLLSKKDSYFIELLLRNYSGLATHKIMFSEQTLANKIQTEVQIIKDRIRDMQQKNYVEYIDGALWSVKFLQPRDERANKGKYWHLFEQIQKNKLQKWEEMKFFVQDNEYCKMKMILSYFGEKNAKNCGKCSVCDKQRESVFGRDVSREIIEILKQKPSNVEEIAVKLNYYAKESILENLIHLLDSGKVQMLNFRTYAYRDEVPAAK, translated from the coding sequence GTGACTTTTTTTGTTTGGTGGGTTTTGTTTCAGTATTTTTACTCCATGATTTCTCCCCAGGATTTTCACGCACTGAAGTTCCAGACCCTGCAGCACTTTTGGGGTCACAGCACCTTCCGCGATTCACAGGAAGAAATCATCAATGCGGTAATTGCTGGTAAAGATACATTAGCTTTGCTGCCAACGGGCGGCGGAAAATCGTTGTGTTATCAACTTCCCGCGATTATTCTTGACGGCATCTGCCTTGTAATCTCTCCACTTTTAGCTTTGATGAAAGATCAGGTCTATCATTTGAAAAACAATGGTATTGAGGCTGAATATCTGTCGTCAGAACTTGATGAGTTCGATGCAGAAACCATATTTAACCGATGCAGAGAAGGCATTACCAAACTGCTTTATATTTCGCCGGAACGGCTTACGAACAGAATGTTTCTTCAGAACTTAGAAGTGATTAAGCTGTCGTTTATCGCGGTGGATGAGGCACACTGCATTTCGGAGTGGGGCCAGGATTTCAGGCCGAGTTACCAAAACATTAAACCCTTCCGCGAGCAGTTCAGAAACATCCCGTGTATGGCACTTACAGCCACGGCTACTCCAAAAGTGCTGCACGAAATTCAACTTAAACTCAATTTAAAGGAACCCGAAATATTCCAAAAAAGTTTCCGGCGCACCAATATTAAGATAGTCTCAGATAATATTTCCGATAAATATCAGCGGCTGTTGGATCTGATGAAGTACAACAGTTCGTGTGGTATCGTTTATGTGAGGACCCGCAAAGAGAGTGAGGAACTGGTGAAATTTCTGCAGCGCAACAAAATTCCGAACGTAGATTTTTTTCATGCAGGATTGCCCGTAAAAGAAAAAAACGCCAAACAGAACCTGTGGATCAACAGCCAAAATAACGTCCTGATTTCTACCAACGCTTTCGGAATGGGCATCGATAAAGATAATGTACGGTTCGTGATGCACTTTTCGCCGCCACAATCTCTCGAGAATTATTATCAGGAAATCGGACGTGCAGGCCGCGACGGTGGAGATTCATCAGCATTTTTGCTGTGGAACGAGCAGGAATTGGCCGATTTTGATCAAATCTTGCGTAATCAAACCCCGTCAAGGAACGAGTTTTACAATATTGTTTCGTACTTATATTCCGCATTTCAAATTGCTGAAAGCGAAATGCCCGAAAGTGTATTTCAGCTTCATCTGCAGCGGGTGCAGAATTTCACCAAGGTTTCAGCCGCGAAAATTAAAAACGTTCTCAATTTCCTGCATAATCAGGAGATTATTTTTCTCAACAGTTACCGTTCGCTATCATCGTTAACTTTAAAAATTTCACCTGAAGAACTCGATTTACTTTCGAAGAAAGATTCATATTTCATTGAGCTTTTATTACGTAATTATTCGGGACTTGCCACGCATAAAATCATGTTCAGTGAGCAGACGCTTGCCAACAAGATTCAGACAGAGGTGCAGATCATTAAAGACAGAATCCGCGATATGCAGCAGAAAAACTATGTTGAGTATATCGATGGAGCCCTGTGGAGCGTGAAATTTCTTCAACCACGCGATGAGCGCGCTAACAAAGGGAAATACTGGCATCTGTTTGAGCAGATCCAAAAAAATAAACTTCAGAAATGGGAGGAAATGAAATTTTTTGTGCAGGATAACGAATACTGCAAAATGAAGATGATCCTTTCTTATTTTGGCGAAAAAAACGCGAAAAACTGTGGCAAATGCTCTGTGTGCGACAAACAGCGCGAGAGTGTTTTTGGCCGCGACGTAAGTAGAGAAATCATCGAAATCTTAAAACAAAAACCTTCTAACGTGGAGGAAATAGCGGTAAAACTAAATTATTACGCGAAAGAAAGTATCCTCGAAAACCTCATACATCTGCTGGATTCGGGCAAAGTACAGATGCTTAATTTCCGCACCTACGCGTACCGGGACGAGGTTCCGGCCGCAAAATAA
- a CDS encoding Thrombospondin type 3 repeat:OmpA/MotB produces the protein MKLTLASLALAIALPASMFAQDSIAVSTDGYPNTYSSGSANVAPFTQDSKRFNDWAISVGAGVPMLYGADLSSINNGNGKNLFGYSAYLSVDKAITHAFGLKLQYDRGETRQGWFNTKTDDASGTGYQDVGARTQYDAVSVLGDLNFSNLLRRVDNKSPYRWALHGYAGIGSIGYRAYVEDAAGQRLVTEVKPSLDKWSLFGQAGAGLKYKVNRRIDLEGRLMYVVTTDDSFDGGAGQYNAREEQVSDNFMNATLGLSLKLGKHESHLMWHDPLQEIYYKLDVLADKNQDVEVCKKGDADNDGVCDDWDRQLDTPAGARVDGAGVALDTDLDGVIDLYDKCVTVPGPVENNGCPTGTTVTDNTRTLEGIEFDFDSDRILPSNTPILNNAVNYINTSNGNYSVIGGTDASGSEAYNQGLSERRANTVKNYLIQNGVESAKLQSVGRGEKELKYPECNPTSKCPEWKNRANRRVYFEAK, from the coding sequence ATGAAACTAACTCTAGCAAGTCTTGCATTGGCTATAGCGTTGCCGGCAAGCATGTTCGCACAGGATTCTATCGCGGTATCAACAGATGGATACCCTAACACGTACAGCTCAGGCTCGGCCAATGTAGCTCCGTTCACGCAGGATTCCAAGAGATTTAATGATTGGGCAATCTCTGTAGGAGCAGGTGTACCAATGCTCTATGGCGCAGATTTATCGTCTATCAACAACGGTAACGGAAAGAACCTTTTTGGATACTCAGCTTATCTGAGTGTTGATAAAGCCATCACCCATGCTTTTGGTCTGAAACTTCAGTACGATCGTGGTGAAACGAGACAGGGATGGTTTAACACCAAAACTGATGATGCGTCAGGCACTGGTTATCAGGATGTTGGTGCAAGAACCCAGTATGATGCTGTTTCAGTTTTGGGAGATCTAAATTTCTCTAACCTTTTGAGACGTGTTGACAACAAATCGCCATACAGATGGGCACTTCACGGTTATGCAGGTATCGGTTCAATTGGCTACAGAGCTTATGTTGAAGATGCAGCAGGACAAAGATTGGTAACAGAAGTTAAGCCTTCATTAGATAAATGGTCTTTATTTGGCCAGGCTGGTGCAGGATTAAAGTATAAAGTTAACAGACGTATAGATCTTGAAGGTAGATTGATGTATGTAGTAACCACTGACGATTCATTTGATGGCGGCGCGGGACAATACAATGCCAGAGAAGAGCAGGTTTCTGATAACTTCATGAATGCTACTTTAGGTCTTTCCCTGAAACTTGGTAAACACGAATCTCACCTGATGTGGCATGATCCTTTGCAGGAAATCTATTACAAACTTGATGTTTTGGCTGATAAAAACCAGGATGTAGAAGTTTGTAAAAAAGGTGATGCAGATAACGACGGAGTTTGTGACGATTGGGACAGACAGCTTGATACACCAGCCGGTGCAAGAGTTGACGGTGCAGGTGTAGCATTGGATACAGACCTTGATGGAGTAATCGATCTTTATGACAAATGTGTAACTGTTCCGGGACCTGTTGAAAACAACGGTTGCCCTACAGGAACTACGGTTACAGATAACACGAGAACACTGGAAGGTATTGAGTTCGATTTCGATTCAGACAGAATCCTTCCATCTAACACTCCGATTCTTAACAATGCTGTAAACTATATTAATACATCTAATGGTAACTATAGTGTAATCGGAGGTACAGACGCAAGCGGCTCGGAGGCTTATAACCAAGGGCTTTCTGAAAGAAGAGCAAATACTGTTAAAAATTATTTAATTCAAAACGGTGTTGAATCTGCTAAGCTTCAGTCAGTTGGAAGAGGTGAAAAGGAACTTAAATATCCAGAATGTAACCCAACTTCAAAATGCCCGGAATGGAAAAACAGAGCAAACCGAAGAGTTTACTTCGAAGCGAAATAA
- a CDS encoding Thrombospondin type 3 repeat:OmpA/MotB, with product MKLGLLFALILPVASFAQDAPVVTGSTDYPNTYSSGSADVSNFDNSARRFNDWSISVGGGTALMLKSDLTSFYGDEINWGWNAYASIDKQISHTFGLSLQYQMGESRQRGQLPGAAGVAAGVAEATTEYQQISVLGDINFSNLLRRTDNHSPFRWALHGYAGLGAQGYETLLLDNNLSRYAPNTFPIAVDQKLSFASFFFQTGLGLKYNASKLIDVELRTMYIMSGDEEFDGGGDLRDTGRPSINYNLINPGYSDDMLTVNLGLSFKLGKHDSHLAWHDPLQEVYYRTELLENAPDDLVVCVKGDNDNDAVCDDWDRQLDTPTGARVDGAGVALDMDLDGVIDLYDQCVTVPGAADNNGCPAGTRSSSNP from the coding sequence ATGAAATTAGGTTTACTTTTCGCTTTGATTCTGCCCGTTGCCTCCTTTGCGCAAGACGCGCCTGTGGTAACAGGGTCTACAGATTACCCGAACACTTACTCAAGCGGTTCAGCAGATGTTTCAAACTTCGACAATTCCGCAAGAAGGTTTAATGACTGGTCAATCTCCGTTGGTGGAGGAACAGCATTAATGTTAAAATCCGACTTAACCTCCTTTTATGGAGATGAAATTAATTGGGGTTGGAATGCATATGCAAGTATCGACAAGCAGATCTCTCACACATTCGGTTTAAGTTTACAATACCAAATGGGGGAATCTCGCCAGCGTGGCCAGTTGCCCGGAGCCGCCGGCGTAGCAGCAGGTGTAGCCGAGGCTACTACAGAATATCAGCAGATTTCAGTTCTGGGTGATATCAATTTTTCTAATTTACTCAGAAGAACAGATAATCATTCGCCGTTCCGCTGGGCGCTGCACGGTTATGCGGGTTTAGGAGCACAGGGATATGAAACTCTGCTGCTAGACAATAATCTTTCAAGATATGCACCCAATACTTTTCCGATTGCAGTAGATCAGAAATTAAGTTTTGCGTCATTTTTCTTTCAAACCGGCTTAGGACTTAAATATAATGCATCAAAGCTGATCGACGTTGAGTTAAGGACCATGTACATCATGAGTGGTGATGAAGAATTCGATGGCGGTGGCGATTTAAGAGATACCGGCAGGCCATCCATTAATTATAATTTGATCAACCCTGGATACAGCGATGATATGCTGACTGTAAATCTGGGATTATCATTTAAACTGGGAAAACACGATTCTCATTTAGCATGGCACGATCCTCTGCAGGAAGTGTATTACCGTACCGAATTGCTCGAGAATGCGCCTGATGACCTGGTTGTCTGCGTGAAAGGTGATAATGATAACGATGCTGTTTGCGACGATTGGGACAGACAACTCGATACTCCGACAGGAGCACGAGTAGATGGCGCGGGTGTAGCATTAGATATGGATTTAGATGGCGTAATTGATCTTTACGACCAATGCGTGACAGTACCGGGAGCCGCAGACAACAATGGATGTCCGGCAGGCACACGAAGCTCGTCTAATCCTTAA
- a CDS encoding putative protease IV translates to MKGFLKNVLANLVAILLLGGFFIMFVILMVAYSAITDSNKSAIPNNSVLTLDFKTNIIDSPLEDSDKIFDFAEKQNNIMVYDMVEAIQKAETDDKIKGISIETDGLSAGMTQIDNIRTALQNFRKSGKFVYAYGNTVSQSAYYLGSVADRYYLNPAGGIDLKGLSTEVLYLKSFAEKFGIGIEVIRHGKYKSAVEPFLRDDMSPENKEQLSTLLTDLWMPTARNIASSRKMDTAQFRTAVDSLYGAIPDLSLSHKLADKLIQKSEYDNLLKTKLNLKEKDKLNNISFNKYIGSYKEDNIKKDNQIAVLYASGAIYSGEGIDGIYSEDLIKEIKKLTKNEKVKGVVLRINSPGGSANASDEILFELQQLKAKKPLIVSFGDYAASGGYYIAMAADRIYAEPNTLTGSIGVFGVFPYFKEIANKNGLSAHSVNTNANSNMFSTINGITPGGAAVMQKSVEMTYKRFVHFVTQNRNRSFAQIDEIGGGRVWSGIRAKQIGLVDEIGNLNDAVKFAAQQAKLKDYNVASYPKKVSQFEQLFKDMDQEQLTTKLLKSKLGQEKFMIYEQFTNPKFQGGVMMEMPFKINL, encoded by the coding sequence ATGAAAGGTTTCCTAAAAAATGTGTTAGCGAATCTGGTTGCAATTTTATTATTAGGAGGGTTCTTTATTATGTTCGTAATACTGATGGTTGCTTATAGCGCTATCACCGACAGCAATAAATCTGCCATACCCAACAATTCTGTGCTTACACTGGACTTTAAAACAAATATTATCGATAGTCCTCTGGAAGACAGCGACAAAATTTTCGACTTCGCAGAAAAACAAAATAACATTATGGTCTATGACATGGTAGAAGCGATACAAAAAGCTGAAACTGATGACAAGATTAAAGGCATAAGTATCGAAACCGACGGCCTCTCAGCAGGCATGACCCAAATTGATAACATACGCACAGCGCTGCAGAACTTCCGCAAAAGCGGCAAATTTGTTTATGCATACGGAAATACGGTTTCTCAGTCTGCATATTATCTTGGTTCGGTGGCAGACCGTTACTATCTGAATCCGGCAGGAGGAATTGACCTGAAAGGTCTTTCTACTGAGGTGCTTTACCTTAAAAGTTTTGCCGAAAAATTTGGGATTGGCATTGAAGTCATCCGTCACGGGAAATATAAATCCGCTGTAGAACCCTTTCTGCGCGATGATATGTCGCCCGAAAACAAGGAACAGTTATCTACGCTGCTGACCGATCTATGGATGCCCACCGCCCGGAATATAGCTTCATCCCGCAAAATGGATACCGCCCAGTTCCGCACTGCGGTCGACAGTCTTTACGGAGCAATTCCGGACCTGAGCCTTAGCCACAAATTAGCAGATAAGCTGATTCAGAAATCGGAATACGATAATCTGCTTAAAACTAAACTGAACTTAAAAGAAAAAGACAAGCTGAATAATATCTCCTTCAACAAATACATCGGTTCGTACAAGGAAGATAATATTAAAAAAGATAATCAGATTGCTGTGTTATACGCGTCGGGTGCTATTTACAGTGGTGAAGGCATCGACGGGATTTATTCTGAGGACCTAATTAAAGAAATAAAAAAACTCACCAAAAACGAAAAAGTAAAAGGTGTTGTCTTACGCATCAACTCGCCGGGCGGCAGTGCGAATGCTTCTGATGAAATTCTGTTTGAACTGCAGCAGTTAAAAGCAAAGAAACCGCTGATTGTTTCGTTCGGAGATTACGCGGCTTCTGGTGGCTACTACATTGCGATGGCGGCCGATAGGATTTACGCGGAGCCAAATACACTTACTGGCTCAATCGGCGTGTTCGGTGTATTCCCATACTTCAAGGAGATAGCGAACAAAAACGGACTTAGCGCGCACTCGGTAAACACTAATGCCAACTCCAACATGTTTTCTACAATTAATGGTATCACGCCGGGCGGCGCTGCTGTGATGCAGAAAAGCGTGGAGATGACGTACAAAAGGTTTGTTCATTTCGTTACGCAAAACCGAAACAGATCTTTTGCGCAGATCGACGAAATTGGTGGCGGAAGGGTTTGGAGCGGAATCCGGGCAAAACAGATCGGTCTGGTGGATGAAATCGGCAACTTGAACGACGCGGTGAAATTCGCTGCTCAACAGGCAAAACTGAAGGATTACAATGTGGCTTCATACCCGAAAAAAGTGAGTCAGTTCGAGCAACTGTTTAAGGACATGGATCAGGAACAGCTAACAACTAAATTATTGAAGAGTAAATTAGGACAGGAAAAATTCATGATTTACGAACAGTTTACAAACCCTAAATTTCAGGGCGGCGTGATGATGGAGATGCCGTTTAAAATTAATCTGTAA